From the genome of Arthrobacter sp. SLBN-122:
TGCCCGGCGGCCAGCCGCTCTGAATGCCGGACGCCGTGGCTGTCAAGGGTTCGGCTGGAGGGCGAGCAGCCGGCCAATGGCACTGGAGCCCAGGTTTTCCAGCAGGTGGCGCGGCCCGTCATAGACCTCCACTGCGCCGGCCTCGCGCAGCTGGCTTGCCTGGATTCCCCCGCAGGTAACACCGATGGACGGGATTCCCAGCGCCGCTGCCGCCTTCATGTCCCACACCGCGTCGCCGACATAGACGGCATCTGCCGCGTCAACGCCCACCGCAGCCAGGGCCGCTTCCAGGATGTCCGGCGCAGGCTTGCTTTCCTTCGCATCGTTCGCGCTGGTGGCGGCATCGATGAAGGAGTCGGCGTCCAGCACGGAGCGCATCACCTGCAGGTCCCGCTCCCGCGCCGAGGATGCCAGCGCCACCGCCAGGCCGCCGGAATGGCACTGGCCCAACAGTTCCTTGCCCCCGTCAAAGGCGCGGAGCGAGGGCCAGTGTGAGGCATACAGGGCGCCATGGCTGGCCATGATATCCCCATCCTCGTCGCGGTCCCGGTCCGCCGGGAGGAGGTTGTCCACCAGCCGGGCACCACCCATGCCGACGAGCTGGTGGATGGCCGCCATGGACACGTCGTGGCCGTACTGGCGGAACGCGCCCCACCAGGCGATGGTGTGGATATAGGACGAGTCGATCAACGTCCCGTCTACGTCAAAGAGGACCCCCCGGCGCGTGCCGCCAGGGGGTGTCGTGGTATCCGGCATCAGCCCACCGCTGCCCGTCGCACGTCCGGCGCCTTCTTCCGCCGGGCCGCCTCCTCCTTAGGAGAGTTGACGGTGCGGACGCGGTCGCGGATCACGGATCCAGCCCCGTCCAGGCTCTTGTCCCGAATGAGGCCCGTGCCGGCGATTTCCCGGGCCATGGCAACGCCTGCCACAGCAGCCCTCTTGGTGGGGAAGGTCACCGAAATGGCCATCAGGTTCCCGCTTCCGTCCATCATCCTGATCCGGTATCCACCATCGGGGGCGTCAACGAGTTCAAAATATCCGGCCATAACTATCACTCCTCCATCAATCACGGCGCTGTGCTTGGGAGCACTCCATGAGGTGTTAGTAAGTATACTTATCTATCCTGCGAAGGAGAAGTTACAGCCCCGGTCCGCGCCGCCTCAGCGCGAATCCGCCCCTTCCGGCGGAATGGGGGTGTCACTGCGCCGAACCGTATCCTGATGCAGCTCCAGGGCGCTAGTCACAAGGGCAAAATGGCTGAAGGCCTGCGGGGTATTGCCCAGCTGTCGCTTCGCTTTCACTGCCCATTCCTCGCTCAACAGCCCCACGTCGTTGCGCAGGTCCAGCAGCCGCTCAAAGAGTTCGCGGGATTCCTC
Proteins encoded in this window:
- a CDS encoding HAD family hydrolase, with the protein product MPDTTTPPGGTRRGVLFDVDGTLIDSSYIHTIAWWGAFRQYGHDVSMAAIHQLVGMGGARLVDNLLPADRDRDEDGDIMASHGALYASHWPSLRAFDGGKELLGQCHSGGLAVALASSARERDLQVMRSVLDADSFIDAATSANDAKESKPAPDILEAALAAVGVDAADAVYVGDAVWDMKAAAALGIPSIGVTCGGIQASQLREAGAVEVYDGPRHLLENLGSSAIGRLLALQPNP